Proteins encoded by one window of Spirochaetaceae bacterium:
- a CDS encoding thiamine pyrophosphate-dependent enzyme: SGGARRPAGAAAELCVLAELLGAPVLVSANGRGGLPDDHPLCLGNVVYHPEIRALREQADVVLAVGTRLQVGSEARNYAPLGGKLIHLDADAGVIHRVNPAELALVADAADGLAALADALPARADAAVARERQTWAAHAQAARETVQGRLRDLVGPDHFAIMQEIRAAAPRDTRLVRDSTVPAYLWANQMLPIVEPRTSMHPTAGAIGPGLPLAIGAAVATGRRTVLIAGDGGFMLHVGELAVAAQYRLPVTICLFNDGGYGVLRRIEQARFGGRTFGVDLATPDFPALAHSMGVEAHAVAGVDQFRAAFRAAAEADGPVLLDIDLDALHPIGEYPPRPR; encoded by the coding sequence CAGCGGCGGCGCTCGGCGGCCGGCCGGGGCGGCCGCCGAGCTGTGCGTGCTGGCCGAGCTGCTCGGTGCGCCGGTGCTGGTGAGTGCCAATGGCCGCGGCGGTCTGCCCGACGATCACCCGCTGTGCCTGGGCAACGTGGTCTACCACCCGGAGATTCGCGCGCTGCGCGAACAGGCGGACGTGGTGCTGGCGGTGGGCACGCGCCTGCAGGTGGGTTCCGAGGCGCGCAATTACGCACCGCTCGGCGGCAAGCTGATCCACCTCGATGCCGACGCCGGCGTGATACACCGCGTCAACCCGGCCGAACTGGCGCTGGTGGCGGACGCCGCGGACGGCCTGGCCGCTCTCGCCGACGCACTTCCCGCGCGCGCCGACGCTGCCGTCGCGCGTGAACGGCAGACCTGGGCGGCGCACGCCCAGGCGGCGCGCGAGACGGTGCAGGGACGGCTGCGCGACCTGGTTGGCCCGGACCACTTCGCAATCATGCAGGAGATTCGCGCGGCGGCGCCGCGCGACACCCGCCTGGTGCGCGACAGCACGGTGCCCGCCTACCTGTGGGCCAACCAGATGCTCCCGATCGTGGAGCCGCGCACCTCCATGCATCCGACCGCCGGCGCCATCGGGCCGGGGCTGCCGCTGGCGATCGGCGCCGCGGTCGCCACCGGTCGCCGCACCGTGCTGATCGCCGGCGACGGCGGCTTCATGCTGCACGTGGGCGAGCTTGCAGTGGCGGCGCAGTACCGGCTGCCGGTCACCATCTGCCTGTTCAACGACGGCGGTTACGGGGTGCTGCGCCGCATCGAGCAGGCGCGCTTCGGCGGGCGCACGTTCGGCGTCGACCTCGCCACTCCCGACTTTCCCGCCCTGGCGCACAGCATGGGCGTGGAGGCGCATGCGGTAGCGGGCGTCGACCAATTCCGGGCCGCCTTTCGAGCGGCGGCGGAGGCGGACGGCCCGGTCCTCCTCGACATCGACCTCGACGCACTCCACCCGATCGGGGAGTACCCGCCTCGCCCGCGCTGA
- a CDS encoding LytTR family DNA-binding domain-containing protein produces MLVSFAISCVFVLFFTVAGPGSDLLADPLQRTAYFGLIGALAWPLGHCTAMALLYCLRRCRTVYLVLGSLAAGLYVAANIATVAYALYELMRPHGPPPPGWPLFYVRAAVASVVHFGLIHYLAVQLANLRALPEGRSETARSSVIESTPSGRFLDRLPVEVGRDVVYLKVNGHYINVITTAGSAAVLMRLADAVAELGDLGLQVHRSFWVANRHVTEVFRREGRTVVQVTGGAEVPVSRTFLAAVRKLADDKGRGVPRQRSA; encoded by the coding sequence TTGCTCGTCTCGTTCGCAATCTCGTGCGTGTTCGTCCTGTTCTTCACGGTGGCAGGCCCCGGCTCGGACCTTCTTGCCGACCCACTGCAGCGGACCGCGTACTTCGGACTGATTGGCGCCCTCGCCTGGCCGCTCGGCCACTGCACGGCGATGGCGCTGCTCTACTGTCTACGCCGCTGTCGTACCGTGTACCTGGTTCTGGGGTCGTTGGCAGCGGGCCTGTACGTCGCTGCAAACATCGCGACCGTAGCGTACGCGCTCTACGAGTTGATGAGGCCGCACGGGCCGCCGCCGCCGGGGTGGCCGCTGTTCTACGTGCGCGCCGCGGTCGCGTCGGTCGTTCACTTCGGTTTGATCCACTACCTCGCGGTGCAGCTCGCGAACCTCAGGGCGCTGCCGGAAGGCCGGTCCGAAACGGCACGCTCGTCGGTAATCGAGTCGACACCGTCGGGGCGTTTCCTGGACCGCCTGCCGGTAGAAGTGGGCCGCGATGTCGTGTACCTGAAGGTGAACGGGCACTACATAAACGTAATTACCACGGCCGGATCGGCTGCCGTTCTGATGCGCCTCGCGGACGCCGTCGCAGAACTCGGGGACCTGGGGCTGCAGGTGCACCGGTCGTTCTGGGTCGCCAATCGCCACGTCACCGAGGTATTCCGCCGCGAAGGCCGCACCGTGGTGCAGGTCACGGGGGGAGCGGAAGTGCCGGTCAGTCGAACCTTTCTGGCGGCCGTGCGCAAGCTTGCCGACGACAAGGGTCGCGGCGTTCCACGGCAGCGGTCGGCATGA
- a CDS encoding MFS transporter codes for MVSTRWRMLALGWLAYCAFGMAVGSLAPLVSPIMGDLGLSSGRMGLVLGVWQLVYVFTAIPLGVAVDRLGVRRSVALALAVIILSLLLRAAATSFWTLLASVALFGVGGPVVSIGVPKIVAEWFPPRERGRAAGFYTTAPTIGAVVVLATAAGVLLRLVGSWRLVMLVFAVAGVGALLLWTLGYRDPPAGGTSAARPAPAARVRGRWLILLREPNMRLLLVLAVGTFAVNHALNAWQPTYLEEVGFTLAAAGRWTAVGTLCGLLTALVVPGLSRPGARRAALAALLLAAALGLAGMMALRAGPLLAASWVTAMARAPVLPLMMLLLMEQPGVGARHLGLGAGLLFAAAEIGGFGGPALLGAVRDLAGGLAPAMLGMAGMSLLMIVTILRVRESTE; via the coding sequence GTGGTGTCCACGAGATGGCGGATGCTGGCCCTGGGCTGGCTGGCGTATTGCGCGTTCGGCATGGCCGTCGGGTCCCTTGCGCCCCTGGTGTCGCCCATCATGGGCGACCTGGGCCTGTCCAGCGGGCGCATGGGGCTGGTGCTGGGCGTCTGGCAACTGGTCTACGTGTTCACCGCCATTCCGCTTGGTGTTGCGGTCGACCGGCTGGGCGTGCGCCGCTCCGTGGCGCTGGCGCTGGCGGTGATCATCCTGTCGCTGCTGCTGCGCGCCGCGGCCACCTCGTTCTGGACGCTCCTGGCCTCGGTGGCGCTGTTTGGCGTCGGCGGACCGGTGGTGTCGATCGGCGTGCCGAAGATCGTGGCCGAGTGGTTCCCGCCGCGCGAACGCGGCCGCGCCGCCGGCTTCTACACCACCGCCCCCACCATCGGCGCCGTGGTCGTGCTGGCGACCGCGGCCGGCGTGCTGCTGCGCCTGGTCGGGTCATGGCGGTTGGTGATGCTGGTGTTCGCGGTGGCCGGCGTCGGCGCGCTGCTGCTGTGGACCCTCGGCTATCGGGATCCGCCGGCGGGCGGCACTTCGGCCGCGCGCCCGGCCCCGGCGGCGCGGGTGCGCGGCAGGTGGCTGATACTGCTGCGCGAGCCCAACATGCGCCTCCTGCTGGTGCTTGCAGTCGGTACTTTCGCGGTGAACCATGCGCTGAACGCATGGCAGCCGACCTACTTGGAAGAAGTGGGATTCACCTTGGCCGCGGCCGGGAGGTGGACCGCGGTCGGCACGCTGTGCGGCCTGTTGACCGCCCTGGTCGTACCCGGCCTGTCCCGCCCCGGTGCGCGCCGTGCGGCCCTGGCGGCACTCCTGCTGGCGGCGGCGCTCGGTCTGGCCGGCATGATGGCGCTGCGCGCCGGGCCGCTGCTCGCCGCGTCCTGGGTTACCGCGATGGCGCGCGCTCCTGTCCTGCCGCTGATGATGCTGCTGCTGATGGAGCAGCCCGGCGTCGGTGCCCGCCATCTCGGGCTGGGGGCCGGCCTGCTGTTCGCGGCGGCCGAGATCGGCGGCTTCGGCGGCCCGGCGCTACTCGGCGCGGTACGCGATCTGGCCGGCGGCTTGGCGCCCGCGATGCTGGGTATGGCGGGCATGTCGCTGCTGATGATCGTGACCATTCTGCGCGTGCGGGAGTCCACGGAGTAG
- a CDS encoding putative metal-dependent hydrolase — protein sequence MKTYAPGGADAAAAGTEDAALERLRYPIGRFREDPHPTPEKHQRWIDRIAALPAELRTLVQDLSDRQLDTPYRPGGWTVRQVVHHLPDSHVNAYVRTKLALTEEAPTIKPYDQEAWAGLPDAGTEPPEVSLRLLEGLHARWAAMLRSLDEPALLRALHHPEVGTITVGWIIQSYAWHGSHHHAHIANLRTRMGW from the coding sequence GTGAAGACCTACGCACCGGGCGGCGCAGATGCAGCCGCCGCCGGCACCGAAGACGCCGCCCTGGAGCGGCTCAGGTACCCGATCGGGCGGTTCCGGGAGGACCCGCATCCGACGCCGGAAAAGCACCAACGCTGGATCGATCGCATCGCCGCGCTGCCGGCCGAACTGCGCACCTTGGTGCAGGATCTTTCCGACCGCCAGCTCGACACGCCGTACCGTCCCGGCGGCTGGACGGTGCGCCAGGTCGTGCACCACCTGCCCGACAGCCACGTGAACGCCTACGTCCGCACCAAGCTGGCGCTGACCGAGGAGGCGCCAACCATCAAGCCATACGACCAGGAGGCGTGGGCCGGGCTGCCCGACGCCGGCACGGAGCCGCCGGAGGTGTCGTTGCGGCTGCTGGAGGGGCTGCACGCGCGCTGGGCGGCCATGCTGCGTTCGCTCGACGAGCCGGCGCTGCTGCGCGCGCTGCACCACCCGGAGGTAGGAACGATCACCGTCGGCTGGATCATCCAGAGCTACGCCTGGCACGGCAGCCACCACCACGCCCACATCGCCAACCTCCGCACCCGCATGGGGTGGTGA
- a CDS encoding HigA family addiction module antitoxin gives MQLATRPVVAFLVQHCHNLLQESHSSELELGGLPLTADNDIKVNMTPSHPGDFIRTEVIEELGLSVTRAAEILGVRRATLSDLLNRRAALSPEMALRIEKAFDVGMDLLLRMQAWYDAAQMRSRSSEINVQRYKSA, from the coding sequence TTGCAACTCGCAACGAGACCAGTAGTTGCTTTCCTGGTGCAACATTGCCATAATCTGCTACAAGAGTCACACTCCAGCGAGCTTGAACTTGGAGGATTACCACTGACGGCTGACAATGACATCAAGGTAAACATGACACCCTCGCATCCGGGCGACTTCATCCGCACCGAGGTCATTGAGGAGTTGGGGCTGAGTGTGACGCGGGCGGCCGAGATCCTGGGTGTGCGCCGGGCGACGCTCTCGGACCTCCTGAACCGCAGAGCAGCGCTGTCGCCGGAGATGGCGCTACGTATCGAGAAGGCGTTCGACGTGGGCATGGACCTGCTGCTGCGGATGCAGGCGTGGTATGACGCTGCACAGATGCGTTCACGCTCAAGCGAGATCAACGTTCAGCGCTACAAGTCTGCTTGA
- a CDS encoding polysaccharide deacetylase family protein produces MALQIYTHGRRDQPTVALTFDDGPNPPVTDQILDILAEREVRATFFPIGRWVERWPQAFARMVAAGHVIGNHSYEHDRYLGDFDRAEAVLANVTGKPSRFLRAHFFYFHLCLGSPLATSPGIRIVDADVNPADFSRTDPDEIVRLTLESDQLQGGSIIDLHDGAEMEDDATRLSRPRPLIEALPRIIDGLRERGLTPVGLDEMELVDPTEWSPNQADL; encoded by the coding sequence ATGGCACTGCAGATCTACACCCACGGCCGCCGCGACCAGCCCACGGTGGCGCTGACCTTCGACGACGGCCCCAATCCGCCGGTGACCGACCAGATCCTGGACATCCTGGCGGAACGCGAGGTCCGGGCCACCTTCTTCCCGATCGGCCGCTGGGTGGAGCGCTGGCCGCAGGCGTTCGCGCGCATGGTGGCCGCCGGCCACGTCATCGGCAACCACAGCTACGAGCACGACCGCTATCTGGGCGACTTCGACCGCGCCGAGGCGGTGCTAGCCAACGTCACCGGCAAGCCGTCGCGCTTCCTGCGCGCCCACTTCTTCTACTTCCACCTGTGCCTGGGGTCGCCGCTGGCCACCTCGCCGGGCATCAGGATCGTCGATGCCGACGTCAACCCGGCCGACTTCTCGCGCACCGACCCCGACGAGATAGTGCGGCTGACCCTGGAGTCGGACCAGTTGCAGGGCGGCTCGATCATCGACCTGCACGACGGCGCGGAGATGGAAGACGACGCCACCCGCCTGTCCCGCCCGCGGCCGCTGATCGAGGCCTTGCCGCGGATCATCGACGGCCTGCGCGAACGCGGCCTGACCCCGGTCGGCCTGGACGAGATGGAACTGGTCGACCCAACCGAATGGTCCCCGAATCAAGCAGACTTGTAG
- a CDS encoding GH116 family glycosyl-hydrolase has translation MEQPAWPVLRRYDQDHLRMIALPLGGVGTGTVSLGGRGNLRDWEIMNRPAKGFAPPDSFFAVYTEQPGGERHARALEGPIDEADYITGQKGCGEPNHGLPRFRSCRFSAAYPFGQAELADPDLPVTAVVQGFNPLIPGDVAASSIPAAILRFVVTNTTSAPLRVAVCGTIANVVGYDGTLGAPTGNCNEYRKRGGEAPVRGILLSSAGVDAAAEQAGTIALATDAAGELTWRTAWLDEPAPWPLRDFWQDFSADGRLHPRDAGAGATPHASLSVALALPAHGSASVSFVIGWHFPNRMAWTPIGGFTEPTFAGGGDGPGTGGPRVGNHYATRYRDAWEVVERTFADLPRLEADTVAFVRAVCESDLPEVVKEAALFNVSTLRTQICFRTEDGSFHGFEGGFSNEGCCMGSCNHVWGYEHATASLFLELSQRMREVQFLHATDDGGLMHFRVHLPLPRARDHSFAAADGQMASILKLYRDWQLSGDSAWLARLWPKARACMEFCWIPGGWDGDRDGVMEGPQHNTLDYELFGPNPLMAAWYLAALHAAERMARALDDAAFADRCRELARRGRAWVDEHLFNGEYYEQQVRPPVPGAAAPRGLVMEHAERRLRLPDQLGAGCQVDQLAGQYAAHVCGLGYVLEPEQVRRTLHSILRYNYRTEFHSHFNHLRTFVLGDEQALIYASYPRGGEPPWSLRRKSEIWNGSEYTAAVGMLYAGQVEAGLQVIEAIRNRYDGRKRNPFSEIECGEHYVRSMAAWSALLALTGFAYSRLTGTLTFNAAARRADWVWSNGTAWGRCRQTPFAGATEATVTVGGGELELRELVLRGRGSASLPRRRTVAAGDSVTVTVAR, from the coding sequence ATGGAGCAGCCAGCATGGCCGGTGTTGAGACGGTATGACCAGGATCACCTGCGCATGATCGCGCTGCCGCTCGGCGGCGTCGGCACCGGCACCGTCTCGCTCGGCGGGCGCGGCAACCTGCGCGACTGGGAGATCATGAACCGGCCCGCCAAGGGCTTCGCGCCGCCGGACTCGTTCTTTGCCGTGTACACCGAGCAACCCGGCGGGGAACGCCATGCGCGCGCCCTGGAGGGGCCGATCGACGAGGCCGACTACATCACCGGCCAGAAGGGCTGCGGCGAGCCCAACCACGGGTTGCCGCGCTTTCGCTCCTGCCGCTTCTCGGCCGCCTACCCGTTCGGCCAGGCAGAGCTTGCCGACCCGGACCTGCCGGTCACGGCCGTGGTGCAGGGCTTCAACCCGCTGATCCCGGGCGACGTCGCGGCGAGCAGCATCCCGGCCGCCATCCTGCGCTTCGTGGTGACCAACACCACCTCGGCTCCGCTGCGCGTCGCGGTGTGCGGCACCATCGCCAACGTCGTCGGCTACGACGGCACCCTCGGCGCGCCAACCGGCAACTGCAACGAATACCGGAAGCGCGGGGGCGAAGCGCCGGTGCGCGGCATACTGCTGTCGTCCGCGGGCGTAGATGCCGCGGCCGAGCAGGCCGGGACCATCGCCCTGGCGACCGACGCCGCCGGTGAGCTGACCTGGCGCACCGCCTGGCTAGACGAGCCGGCCCCGTGGCCGCTGCGCGACTTCTGGCAGGACTTCAGCGCCGACGGCCGGCTGCACCCGCGGGACGCGGGCGCGGGGGCGACCCCGCACGCCTCGCTGTCGGTAGCGCTGGCGCTGCCCGCGCACGGCTCGGCGTCGGTGAGCTTCGTGATCGGCTGGCACTTCCCGAACCGCATGGCCTGGACCCCGATCGGCGGCTTCACCGAACCCACCTTCGCCGGCGGCGGCGACGGCCCGGGCACCGGCGGCCCGCGGGTCGGCAACCACTACGCCACCCGCTACCGCGACGCCTGGGAGGTGGTGGAACGCACCTTCGCCGACCTCCCCCGGCTGGAAGCGGACACCGTGGCGTTCGTGCGGGCGGTGTGCGAGAGCGACCTGCCGGAGGTGGTCAAGGAGGCCGCCCTGTTCAACGTCAGCACGCTGCGCACGCAGATCTGCTTCCGCACCGAGGACGGCTCCTTCCACGGCTTCGAGGGCGGCTTCTCGAACGAGGGGTGCTGCATGGGATCGTGCAACCACGTGTGGGGCTACGAGCACGCCACCGCATCGCTGTTCCTGGAACTGTCGCAGCGGATGCGCGAGGTGCAGTTCCTGCACGCCACCGATGACGGCGGCCTGATGCACTTCCGGGTGCACCTGCCGCTGCCGCGCGCCCGCGACCACTCGTTCGCCGCGGCGGACGGCCAGATGGCGAGCATCCTGAAGCTGTACCGCGACTGGCAACTCAGCGGCGACTCGGCCTGGCTGGCGCGGCTGTGGCCGAAGGCGCGCGCGTGCATGGAGTTCTGCTGGATTCCGGGCGGCTGGGACGGCGACCGCGACGGCGTGATGGAGGGCCCGCAGCACAACACGCTGGACTACGAGCTGTTCGGCCCCAATCCGCTGATGGCCGCCTGGTACCTGGCCGCGCTGCATGCGGCCGAACGGATGGCGCGCGCCCTGGACGACGCGGCCTTCGCCGACCGGTGCCGAGAGCTGGCCCGCCGCGGCCGCGCCTGGGTGGACGAGCACCTGTTCAACGGCGAGTACTACGAGCAGCAGGTCCGCCCGCCGGTGCCGGGCGCCGCCGCCCCGCGCGGCCTGGTGATGGAGCACGCCGAGCGCCGGTTGCGGCTGCCGGACCAGCTCGGCGCCGGCTGCCAGGTCGACCAGCTCGCCGGCCAGTACGCGGCGCACGTGTGCGGCCTGGGCTACGTCCTGGAACCGGAGCAGGTGCGGCGCACGCTGCACAGCATCCTGCGCTACAACTACCGCACCGAGTTCCACTCCCACTTCAACCACCTGCGCACCTTCGTGCTCGGCGACGAGCAGGCGCTGATCTACGCGTCCTACCCGCGCGGCGGCGAGCCGCCCTGGTCGCTGCGACGCAAGTCGGAGATCTGGAACGGCTCGGAGTACACCGCCGCCGTCGGCATGCTGTACGCGGGCCAGGTCGAGGCCGGCCTGCAGGTGATCGAGGCGATCCGCAACCGCTACGACGGCCGCAAGCGCAACCCGTTCTCGGAGATCGAGTGCGGCGAGCACTACGTGCGCTCGATGGCCGCCTGGTCGGCGCTGCTCGCCCTGACCGGCTTCGCCTACTCCCGGCTCACCGGCACGCTGACATTCAACGCCGCCGCGCGCCGGGCCGACTGGGTGTGGAGCAACGGCACCGCCTGGGGCCGCTGCCGGCAGACGCCGTTCGCGGGCGCCACCGAGGCGACGGTGACGGTCGGCGGCGGCGAGCTGGAGCTGCGCGAACTGGTGCTGCGCGGGCGCGGGTCGGCGAGCCTCCCGCGACGGCGAACCGTTGCGGCGGGAGACTCGGTGACCGTTACCGTGGCGCGCTGA
- a CDS encoding ABC transporter substrate-binding protein translates to MRSTLLALAIALLALPGLFAASTTESAAVEDTGAQMTDGFAVYATQADYEQATGNTITTYGEAPMLAAMVAAGELPPVQERLPEEPLVLQPLASIGRYGGNLIGAANYPTYGADDVWSARIQGLLKPSMDLATVVPNAARAWQASDDLRSLTLHLRRGMKWSDGHPFTADDVMFWYDDYLGNDEINPVKPKMWSPGGELMTVEKLDDLTVRYSFAAPFPGGTVLMAAVPRDGNWTTFAPRHYLEQFHISYNPEANDLAKEAGLDNWYQLLRSHWGLEIQSREDVDLPSIDTWVLDEVDAAGNKYFTRNPYYWKIDTAGNQLPYIDEQTRQLFDSMETIHLQVINGELSYAAFHSVLNNYPLYKSNEAEGGYRVLLWKSLRGAEQTFYWNQTSKDPVLREIFNDIRFRQATSLAINRDEINDSLFFGRAVPRQATVNPDNELFEPWMADHYAEYDPDRANELLDEMGLQWDADGEYRLRPDGKRIAVVFPYRELEGPKQRINELAQEYWKAIGIDVTLKQVSSKLFWEMVNANEVDLGGKHLDMNTVTGLYSCTFCRFRPSWGVSNGRPWQTWYNTDGAQGEEPPPDVKELFELSDRWLTMPPNTDEWRALGKELMKRNVEGMYQVGTVGMGPQPVLVADNLHNIPDEGSWWYDWFAVWFAGYHADQWYFSE, encoded by the coding sequence ATGAGGAGCACACTATTGGCCCTGGCGATCGCGCTGCTGGCGCTGCCGGGGCTGTTCGCGGCCAGCACGACCGAGAGCGCGGCGGTCGAGGACACCGGGGCCCAGATGACGGACGGGTTCGCGGTGTACGCAACGCAGGCCGACTACGAGCAGGCCACCGGCAACACGATCACCACCTATGGCGAGGCGCCGATGCTGGCGGCCATGGTGGCGGCCGGCGAGCTGCCGCCGGTGCAGGAACGGCTGCCGGAGGAACCGCTGGTGCTGCAGCCGCTGGCGAGCATCGGCCGCTACGGCGGCAACCTGATCGGCGCCGCCAACTATCCCACCTATGGCGCCGACGACGTGTGGAGCGCCCGCATCCAGGGGTTGCTGAAGCCGTCCATGGACCTCGCCACGGTGGTCCCCAACGCGGCCAGGGCGTGGCAGGCATCCGACGACCTGCGCAGCCTGACCCTCCACCTGCGCCGCGGCATGAAGTGGTCCGACGGCCACCCGTTCACGGCCGACGACGTCATGTTCTGGTACGACGACTATCTCGGCAACGACGAGATCAACCCGGTCAAGCCGAAGATGTGGTCTCCCGGCGGCGAGCTGATGACGGTGGAGAAGCTGGACGACCTGACCGTGCGCTACAGCTTCGCGGCGCCGTTTCCCGGCGGCACGGTGCTGATGGCCGCGGTGCCGCGCGACGGCAACTGGACGACGTTCGCGCCGCGCCACTACCTGGAGCAGTTCCACATTTCCTACAACCCGGAGGCCAACGACCTGGCCAAGGAGGCGGGGCTCGACAACTGGTACCAGTTGCTGCGCTCGCACTGGGGCCTGGAGATCCAGTCGCGCGAAGACGTCGACCTGCCGAGCATCGACACCTGGGTGCTGGACGAGGTCGACGCGGCCGGCAACAAGTACTTCACGCGCAATCCCTACTACTGGAAGATCGACACCGCCGGCAACCAGCTCCCCTACATCGACGAGCAGACGCGGCAGTTGTTCGACAGCATGGAGACGATTCACCTGCAGGTGATCAACGGCGAGCTGAGCTACGCCGCATTCCACTCGGTGCTCAACAACTACCCACTGTACAAGTCCAACGAGGCGGAGGGCGGCTACCGCGTGCTGCTGTGGAAGTCCCTGCGCGGGGCGGAGCAGACCTTCTACTGGAATCAGACCAGCAAGGACCCGGTGCTGCGCGAGATCTTCAACGACATCCGCTTCCGCCAGGCCACCTCGCTCGCGATCAACCGCGACGAGATCAACGACAGCCTGTTCTTCGGGCGCGCCGTGCCGCGCCAGGCCACGGTGAATCCGGACAACGAGCTGTTCGAGCCGTGGATGGCGGACCACTATGCCGAGTACGATCCCGACCGGGCCAACGAGTTGCTCGACGAGATGGGCCTGCAGTGGGACGCCGACGGCGAGTACCGGCTGCGCCCCGACGGCAAGCGCATCGCGGTGGTGTTCCCCTACCGCGAGCTGGAAGGCCCCAAGCAGCGCATCAACGAGCTGGCGCAGGAGTACTGGAAGGCGATCGGCATCGACGTGACCCTCAAGCAGGTGAGCAGCAAGCTGTTCTGGGAGATGGTCAACGCCAACGAGGTGGACCTGGGCGGCAAGCACCTGGACATGAACACCGTGACCGGGCTGTACAGTTGCACCTTCTGCCGCTTCCGGCCCTCCTGGGGCGTGTCCAACGGCAGGCCGTGGCAAACCTGGTACAACACCGACGGTGCCCAAGGCGAAGAGCCGCCGCCCGACGTCAAGGAGCTGTTCGAGCTCTCCGACCGGTGGCTCACCATGCCGCCCAACACCGACGAGTGGCGGGCGCTCGGCAAGGAGCTGATGAAGCGGAACGTGGAGGGCATGTACCAGGTCGGCACCGTGGGCATGGGTCCGCAGCCGGTGCTGGTGGCCGACAACCTGCACAACATTCCCGACGAGGGCTCCTGGTGGTACGACTGGTTCGCGGTGTGGTTCGCCGGCTACCACGCCGACCAGTGGTACTTCAGCGAATAG
- a CDS encoding ABC transporter permease, with product MSKADESYYLASQWQLMWRKFRKHRLAVGGGTVLALCYLVALFCVSLAPYDVGRRFPDHIYAPPAHVHFVDAEGRFHLRPFVYGLVKDVHPETWVSIYTEDTSVRFPLRFFVRGDPYKFWGVLRTDVRLFGVEEPGVLFLFGTDDLGRDLFSRVLYATRISLSISLVGVLLSFVIGCVLGGISGYYGGSVDMAVQRVIEFILSLPTIPLWLALAAALPAQWKPLQVYFGISIVLSAVGWTRLARVIRGKFLELREEDFVLAGKVAGATDRRIIAGHLIPSFLSFLIVSLTLAVPNMILAETALSFLGVGLRSPVVSWGVLMQEAQNVQTIALYPWLMIPGVFVVVTVLAFNFLGDGLRDAADPYK from the coding sequence TTGAGCAAAGCCGACGAATCCTACTACCTGGCCTCGCAGTGGCAGCTCATGTGGCGCAAGTTCCGCAAGCACCGCCTGGCCGTCGGCGGCGGCACCGTGCTGGCGCTGTGCTACCTGGTGGCGCTGTTCTGCGTCTCCCTGGCGCCCTACGACGTGGGCCGCCGCTTTCCCGACCACATCTACGCGCCGCCGGCGCACGTTCATTTCGTCGACGCCGAGGGCCGCTTCCACCTGCGCCCGTTCGTGTACGGTCTTGTCAAGGATGTCCACCCCGAGACCTGGGTGAGCATCTACACCGAGGACACCTCGGTCCGTTTTCCGCTGCGCTTCTTCGTGCGCGGCGATCCGTACAAGTTCTGGGGCGTGCTGCGCACCGACGTCCGCCTGTTCGGGGTGGAGGAGCCGGGGGTGCTGTTCCTGTTCGGCACCGACGACCTGGGCCGCGACCTGTTCTCGCGGGTGCTATACGCCACCCGCATCTCGCTGTCGATCAGCTTGGTCGGCGTGCTGCTGAGCTTTGTCATCGGCTGCGTGCTCGGCGGCATCTCCGGCTACTACGGCGGCTCGGTGGACATGGCGGTGCAGCGCGTGATCGAGTTCATCCTGTCGCTGCCGACGATTCCGCTGTGGCTGGCGCTGGCGGCGGCGCTGCCGGCGCAGTGGAAGCCGCTGCAGGTGTACTTCGGCATCAGTATCGTGCTGTCCGCGGTGGGCTGGACCCGCCTGGCGCGCGTGATCCGCGGCAAGTTCCTGGAGCTTCGCGAGGAGGACTTCGTGCTCGCCGGCAAGGTGGCCGGCGCCACCGACCGGCGCATCATAGCCGGGCACCTGATTCCCTCGTTCCTGAGCTTCCTGATCGTCAGCCTGACCCTGGCGGTGCCCAACATGATCCTGGCCGAGACCGCGCTCAGCTTCCTCGGCGTGGGCCTGCGTTCGCCGGTGGTGAGCTGGGGCGTGCTGATGCAGGAGGCGCAGAACGTGCAGACCATCGCCCTGTATCCGTGGTTGATGATTCCGGGCGTGTTCGTGGTGGTGACGGTGCTCGCGTTCAACTTCCTCGGCGACGGCCTGCGCGACGCCGCCGACCCCTACAAGTAG